A stretch of the Vidua chalybeata isolate OUT-0048 chromosome Z, bVidCha1 merged haplotype, whole genome shotgun sequence genome encodes the following:
- the LOC128781707 gene encoding translation initiation factor IF-2-like, whose protein sequence is MPLGGGLPAAVNMYQNVNDEPLLNLVKGVTSAERAVGAAGSSDRAGPGWAGHGWAGPDHAALTSRVRGSAPRVAAGTTATSRSFERRSSSTSGGDAVRAVAAKTGPPHKRAPHRTHPRRSSGAAARPPQPPSPPGLRGPLRPAPGEPPAAPVKVFRKGGKLPAGGISGGARAGGGAFPALLHLALRRTGLAARRSPWRGGGARENRPASPADRPRGMWQRPPSVADAAAVAPRCCRRCPASPGAAGPGRPCPPSPPPRLQP, encoded by the exons ATGCCCCTCGGCGGCGGCCTTCCGGCTGCTGTGAATATGTATCAGAATGTTAATGACGAGCCGCTGCTAAATTTGGTCAAAGGAGTCACTTCGGCAGAGCGTGCTGTGGGAGCGGCGGGGAGCAGCGATCGGGCTGGACCGGGCTGGGCAGGACacggctgggctgggccggaCCACGCTGCGCTGACGAGCCGAGTACGGGGCTCCGCTCCGCGCGTCGCCGCCGGCACCACCGCCACTTCCCGGAGTTTCGAAAG GCGGTCGAGCAGCACTAGCGGGGGAGATGCGGTGCGGGCGGTAGCAGCGAAGACCGGACCGCCGCACAAAAGGGCACCGCACCGCACGCACCCCCGCCGCAGCAGCGGAGCAGCCGCCCGACCGCCGCAGCCACCGTCCCCGCCGGGGCTCCGCGGCCCGCTCCGCCCGGCGCCGGGAGAGCCGCCGGCAGCACCAGTAAAAGTTttcaggaagggaggaaaactGCCGGCGGGGGGAATCTCCGGTGGAGCGCGCGCCGGCGGAGGGGCTTTCCCCGCCCTCCTCCACCTCGCCCTCCGCCGCACGGGGCTCGCAGCCCGCCGGAGCCCGTGGAGAGGCGGCGGCGCTCGGGAGAACCGGCCGGCGTCGCCCGCTGACCGCCCCCGGGGGATGTGGCAGCGGCCCCCGAGCGTCGCGGACGCCGCCGCCGTCGCGCCTCGCTGCTGCCGGCGGTGCCCCGCCagccccggggcggcggggccggggcgtCCCTGCCCGCCGTCTCCGCCGCCGCGCCTGCAGCCCTGA